The nucleotide window TTAAGGAGTTCTGGTACAGTCCAGCCTGTTTTATTTGGATCGCTTTGCAATTTCACCTGAAGGCAAATTTTGGGCTTGCATGACGCCTGTGTTGCCAGTTGATTTAAACGTTGTGCCAACTTTAAGCTATCAACCGAATGAATCCACTCAAACAGTTCTAAAGCTTTTTTAGCTTTGTTTGTTTGTAACCGCCCAATCATGTGCCAGGTGATATCCGTTAAGTCATGTAATTGTGCCTGCTTACTTGCAGCTTCTTGAACGCGGCTTTCACCAAAATCGCGCACTCCAGCAGTATAAGCTTCACGCATCGCTGCAACAGAAACTTGTTTAGTGACAGCAATCAAACGGACTGTATCTGGCAGTTCTTTACGGATTAGAGCGATCCGTTCAGCAATCGAACTCATTGGAAGGTACGTTGCAAAATTGTTTGTAGCTG belongs to Gloeocapsopsis sp. IPPAS B-1203 and includes:
- a CDS encoding YggS family pyridoxal phosphate-dependent enzyme; this translates as MSSIAERIALIRKELPDTVRLIAVTKQVSVAAMREAYTAGVRDFGESRVQEAASKQAQLHDLTDITWHMIGRLQTNKAKKALELFEWIHSVDSLKLAQRLNQLATQASCKPKICLQVKLQSDPNKTGWTVPELLNDLPALNQCDRLDLQGLMTIPPLGLNDVEILNFFNQTRDLASNIQEQHWSNLHMQQLSMGMSHDYSLAVQAGATMVRLGRILFGERPTPPQATASENNW